The region CGTTCCAGGTTGACGATGTTTTTGAGCATGTCGTCCGCCATGGTGCTCTCGTTTTGGGCCTCGCTGCTCAGCTGGGTCGCCTGCTTCTCCAAACCCTTCACCTGGGCCGAAGTCTTATCGTACCTGAACACACGGACATCATTAGGTAAGAGTGTCGACGCAGATTAATGATCGTCCCAGTGTCCTGGATGATGGATCATCTATTACCGGGTCACCCACTGGAAATGCTTCACCTTCTGTCCTGACAAACCAGGTTTATAGAATAGCTCTACCTTAAAgactacaatacccatgagcctcagcgGCCATGGATGTGGAGAATCCCTTTTAGGTTAACACTCATTGGCTACGGTCAGGTTTACAAACACTGAACCCTAACTGATCCCAAACTGATACAAAATTCATTGAAATTTCTACATTTATCCGACAAAGATCGACCTCTACCTCCTCTGCTCTTAAAACCGGGTCACACCAACATTTAAACGGAACCATTCCAGGGTTAAAGCGTGGGACTATGTTGACTCGTCGTGTTCGACCCTCCTAACGCCACAGTCTTGTACCTTTTGTCTTCTTGTCATTGACGAATACtttttttacagctaaacaGACACTGAGGACAAAAGAACCGGCCCGTTACATTTTACCCATAATCCCCCTGTTATAGATGAGAATCCTAAAGCGGAGGAACTCAGACTGACAGAAAACACTCACATGGTTTTCAGATCTCCGATCAGCATCTTgactttgttctctttgttcatGAGGGTCCGGACCAGAGCCAGACTCTTCTTCGAGTCACTCAGAGCTTCGTTGGTGGTTTGCTGCACAGCGTCCGCTGTCGTCTGATGTCTGCAGGACggggacagacaggaagtgatgaagaCTTGGGTCAAAACTCTTCATCAGATTTATCATTGGTTTACCATTAAAGCAATATGACGGACTCACTTATCAGCCAGACTGATGGCCGTCGGCACCAGAGAAGAGAAGGGGTTGGAATCCAGCGGAGCGTCTCCTTGAGGAATCTCCTGATAGGAAGGAGGAGACAAGGCAGCTGTTAGAGGAAAGTAAACCTCCCAATCTTCATCATGTAGACCTTCCTCTTTATCACAGTTATCACCACACCTTTGTGGTTACTAGCTGATTAAATCTGTTTTCGATAGATTTCCTTCAATCCATCGGTTTCAGTTCATTTCTATGAAATTGCTACTTGAAACAGACGAACATCCCGTCACGTCTACTTTGATCTGATTCATCAGAAGGCTTAAAGACTGATGTTTCTTCTAGTAACTGAAGGAATATTTGAACGATATATTTCATGTGAGAAACACATTTATGCTCCTTTAAACTCCAGATGTGACATTCTGACTTTATGGGTCTTACAGCTGATCTGAGGTCGTCTTTGGCCTCGTCCAGGTTGCGTTTCATCTCCACCATCAGACTCCGAACCGCCTCCACCTTCGTCCTGTAGgtcttctgttgttgtttgacGTCGTCCGCCGTGTCGGCGATGTTCTGGAGGATCCGGCCCTCGTCCAGCTGACTCCTGCTGATGGACGACAGGCGGCCCTGCAGGCTCTTCTCCTGTCCTATTGGACACAGGAGGTGTGGCGTCATGTTCTCATCGTGCGTTGAATGAGAGAAGGTCTTAAAACAGGGTGAATGTTCTTCTTACCTTCCAGCAGCTCTGTATTGTACTGCAGGTCGATCACCATCTTCTCCATGGTCCTCAGAGCAGCCTCCATCTGATTCCTGCCGGGTTGTTTGGGACCGGCTGAGATCAGAATCTCTAGCTCCTTCAGTTTGATCTCGTACGCCTCCATCTGAAAACAACAAGAGTTCAACCATCTCATTGAGACCCGTTTGTTATTCTCAATGCCAAGTCTTAGCTCAGTGAGCACAATGTGAGGAGAGCGGGTCGTCCACTCATCACAGGGTCGCAGGTTTGATCCCCTGTTTgtccatgttcaccatcttagcttagtctgttagcatgctaatgctagctattCATGAGGCTGATTGAATGtctttagttctgcaggtatttggtcatgaaTTAAAGTAActtgttgacctgatgatggcgctataATGAAGAGTcagaggatcaataaagttatcaCGATTCCTCCTGAATGATGAACCACATTTCATCTCATCCAacagctgttgagatatttaaacttatgtttaaatgaaacacatgaacacgtTACAATAGAAGACTTTTCATTGTTTGGTTTAACTTTTTAATCTTGTGAGTTCACCGCAAACTCGTCAAACTTAAAGATGAACCAGTTCCTTGTTCACTCGTTGTTACCTTGGTCTTGATGGAGCTGAAACAGGCGGGACAGTTGGACCTCTGGCACCTCAGACCCTCGAAGCCCGGTCTGCACCGACAGAGACCCGAATCGTCACACTGTCTGGACTCAGAGCCCTGAAGGTCGCAGTCACACGCTGGTCCACGAAACAAGGGAGGGGACAACCGTGAGACTCCGCTTTCACAGATCATTGCatgtttattatgataataaagcTTTAACCAATTGAACTGAGCCAAATTCATCtgaaaaactcaacattttcttttctttacatcTTGAATTTAGAGGCGGATCTGTTACAGTTTTGAcataaaatgataaaagcaGGTTTGGAGAATGTAGCTCGAATAAAAAAAACGATTTCTTCAACTAGCAACTTATTCatttgtctgtaaaatgtctgTAAGATTTTTAGTCCCCTGTGTGTGAAGTgaagtaaatgtttatttagaatAAAAAGAACTAGATAAGTCTCGCACTTTACTTGCTAATCATTTAAAGATGAAAGAGTGGGCGGAGAGCACGAGGCATCGGGAGCGTCCCGACTGTTCTTACGTTTGCAGGCGTCGGTGGCTCGGCCGTGGTAGAAACCCGGCACACAGGCCTCGCAGCGCGGCCCCGTCGTGTTGTTCAGACACTTCAGACATTCGCCGGTGATGCGATCGCAGCTTCTCGCCACGCTGACGTCGATGTGTCCGTTGCACCGGCAGGGCCTGCAGGTTTGCTGCACGACGTCGCCACGAGGAGGGCCGCGGTAAAAACCCTCCTGACAGACGTCACAGCGAGGACCTGAggggacaaacagacacacatcgTCATGTTCAGCGTCATGTTGCTGGAGATATTTagtttcatgtatttgtgtgtgtaacaaCTATTCATGCAGTTTTACTTCAGAGAAGAAAGAACGCAACAATCGAGAAGGATGTGGGAGCATCATGGGTCCCTTTAGGTCAGAGTCAGAAGAtaacctccagttctgcagactgaagtcagagcttcatgtgttaaacctgctttctctctactgtccaccagggggcgactcctctggttgtatagaagtctatgagaaaatgactctacttctctcttgatttattccctcagtaaacattgtaaacatgagtttatggtctcaatctctagtttcaagtcttcttcaatacagcatgatgttcatttagtaaatgatgctccatttagagtcaaacagaccataaagcaggggatgctttagggcggggctacacactgattgacaggtcgacaccagagacgtatacggcgtctctacgtcactcctcctcagtccaaatatggtcacttcctgctcactggttgcaaacaacaagatggcgacggctcAATCACAaaattcaaggcttcaaaacatcagagCAAAAACCAAAGAGTGATGTCGTGACGActgcgtccacttcttatatacagtctgtggctACAGCTCATAGGTTGCACTTAAAGGTCGCGAGGAGCACTTAATTAAAGTTTAGGCTCAGATTTCTAATCTCCTGTGACATCACAGTGGTGGTACTGTGTGTGATGTAATAGTCTGGAGACCAACCTGTGCTTCCGGTTGGACAGGGGTCACATTGGGGCGTCAGTGACCCGGCAGGCAGTGAGCAGGACACTCCGTCCAGACAGGGACACTTCACACAGGTTCCAGGCTGCCAGGGGTCTCGGTAGGAGCCCTCGGAGCAGGGCGTCTCGTCGGCGGAGTAGCAGTCTCCCGTCTGCGGGTCACAGCTGCCTCCTCTGCAGCTGCAGGGCTCACAGGGGCTGAAGGCCCCGTCCGCCGGGCTCTTGCGTCTGAAGCCAGCCGAGCATCGCTCGCAGAACTCGCCATCGTAACCTGGCGGGCAGCTGCAGGTCTGGACCCACCGGGCGGGGGCGCCATCGGCACGCCGCGCAGTCACCAGCCGCACGTTGGCGAGATATCCACGTCCTGAAGAAACACAACAGTTCATTCAAGATTCAGGAGTCATagttcgtattagtttgtttctgtacttttgctctggtttatactcttagatgcttgtttaagaaaggagatgcacttatgacttctggtgactagtagttctcttgaatacctatgttgaatacacttcctgtaagtcgctttggataaaagcgtctgctacatgactgtaatgtaatgtaatgtaatgtactgtaatgtaatgtaatgtactgtaatgtactgtactgtactgtaatgtaatgtaatgtaatataatgtaatgtactgtaatgtaatgtaatgtactgtaatgttatgtactgtactgtactgtaatgtaaagatCAAGATCATCCTACAAAtatgtgactttaaaaacaagtcGAAGAGAGAGCGCTCTTCAAAACTAACCAAAGGAAGCATCGGTGGATGGAATGAGGAAAGGAAGTCAAtaaaagagagggaaggaaagaagggcagtataaaaaaaaggaagctcACCATTTTCTCCAAATGTTGCCCGGACCTTGACGGCGGTGAGGTTCTGGAGGAGCGTCTGGAACTGCGAGGGCGAGAGCTGAGGCCTCCACCGGCTGCCGGGCTGCTCATCCAGCCTGTtcagacagaagagaggagTTCACTCTTCAGCTGGGGAACTCTCTGCCTTCACAGTAAAACCACGTGGAACAAATATCCCACTGGAATCTGTATCTTCTACAATTAGAgctcctctttttttatgtcgTTCAATTAAAAGGTTAAattatgtgaaaacaaaactgcttttacTCTTATTTGTGAAAActtcatgaatgaatgaatgtgttcgGGGTGTTTCATGTCCTCTTAATCAATTTCTAGATTAGCTCAGTATATGTGTCAAATCACACCATTGAGTGTGCAGAGCCAGCATGTCCTCTAGTATGGTGTTAGAAAATATAACAACCTGATGATCATTTATTAAACATTGTTCTTGTCCTCCACTAAATGCACCGTTCCTTTCTGTGTTTCCTCAGGGGAGTGTTGCCGCACATGAAGTATAATTATGTTGTATTAACTTGAGAGTTTTATGAAAGAAACTGTGTGTTTCCATGACGATTCTGTTGGAGGAGTCTGTTTCTACGTTCTCTGATTACAGCAGAAGGATTCTTTGATTCTTACAGAcaccaaagaaaatgtttcagtgGGAACAAGGAAGAGGTCGACCCCTGAAGGTCACGTTTGAATCTGAGCCGTAAAGAATGAATGGAGGCGTTTGGTGGGCGGGGTCTATCACATCAGGAGTCATTGACTTTGATGGATCATCTCTCTGCAGGTTGATGTTCTGACCTgaaactgtagtttattttctgtccacAGGGGACGATGGATCGCAGGTCGCCCAGCGAGGCGGCCACTCGGAGGCCGGCTCCTTCCAGAACCACGTCGTTGGTGGACGGGTGTCGGACGCCGCGGTCCAGACGCAAGGAGAAGGAAAAGTTCTGACCGTAACTCAGCAACTGATTCCCCAGGTAAGGAGctgatggagagaagagagaaacacctggtcaggagggaggagacaagaggagaggagggaaggatgTATGCGAAGAGGgtaggagaggagaaaaagagggaaaggaaaggagCGGTGAGGAAAGAAGGGGCTGGcaagtgaggagaggaggcaactaaagacagaaaaggaaacaaggtggatgagaggaaaagaaaggaatgAAAAGGAGGAATgaggagagaagatgagaaGGAGGAAAGGTAGGAAAGAAGGAGATGTGAGgggggaaaggaaaggaaagaacgACAAGGAGACATGGAGAGCGAAtgagaaggaagaaaagaaaggagagaagagatgacatgagaggagaaaaagagaagtagaaaaaaggaaacaa is a window of Anoplopoma fimbria isolate UVic2021 breed Golden Eagle Sablefish chromosome 3, Afim_UVic_2022, whole genome shotgun sequence DNA encoding:
- the lamc2 gene encoding laminin subunit gamma-2, coding for MRSSWSSLAIVLFLAALCAVQATYQHYSRCDCNGRSRYCLRDAQGLHCVDCQGNTVGRHCERCKDGFHLLGAALSCTPCRCNSTGSISATCDSRGRCNCKDGVTGDKCNRCPGGPIGPNGCSQSRKPREDSGSRICFCYGHSSRCSAQSSYSVHSITSTFADGPEGWRAATAQGVTPKDVHFRWSPKHQDLEVISKNSLPVYLFAPAPYLGNQLLSYGQNFSFSLRLDRGVRHPSTNDVVLEGAGLRVAASLGDLRSIVPCGQKINYSFRLDEQPGSRWRPQLSPSQFQTLLQNLTAVKVRATFGENGRGYLANVRLVTARRADGAPARWVQTCSCPPGYDGEFCERCSAGFRRKSPADGAFSPCEPCSCRGGSCDPQTGDCYSADETPCSEGSYRDPWQPGTCVKCPCLDGVSCSLPAGSLTPQCDPCPTGSTGPRCDVCQEGFYRGPPRGDVVQQTCRPCRCNGHIDVSVARSCDRITGECLKCLNNTTGPRCEACVPGFYHGRATDACKPCDCDLQGSESRQCDDSGLCRCRPGFEGLRCQRSNCPACFSSIKTKMEAYEIKLKELEILISAGPKQPGRNQMEAALRTMEKMVIDLQYNTELLEGQEKSLQGRLSSISRSQLDEGRILQNIADTADDVKQQQKTYRTKVEAVRSLMVEMKRNLDEAKDDLRSAEIPQGDAPLDSNPFSSLVPTAISLADKHQTTADAVQQTTNEALSDSKKSLALVRTLMNKENKVKMLIGDLKTMYDKTSAQVKGLEKQATQLSSEAQNESTMADDMLKNIVNLERTIPSSMKGQVDDMVSRLDDVKQTMDEDISDLEVLQDGVLRDKATTEDLLAKGKAAKQEFDDLVDRVDVAKAITDGALQRINSNTNELDDALNTLGGFDQQINRGKALADEAIKRLPGINATIQKAVGSNAKTVAVLGDVSEDYNKAQGTIGELVDLVNSLEGTIRSLPSSAVLVNEATKQNKDSKDLKTKASGLAGDLVSELDAGRILEDNAAEASVGATGAFNNAVLTRDAVGETLRDISRLLAKMNQTGAVDDTQLKQLEASVAGAQRDVEDSLKPRLRDMEDQEAAYRRRLTAINLDIANILKDIDNLKEIKKTIPRHCLNMPPLEQP